Proteins encoded within one genomic window of Brachybacterium sp. P6-10-X1:
- a CDS encoding acyl-CoA carboxylase subunit beta: MTDAPRPLTTAQRLEDLRERDAAVVSAADEVAVQKQHARGKKTARERIADLLDDGSFVETDRFVRHQARSFGIDAKRPDGDGIVTGHGTIDGRQVCVYAQDFTVFGGSLGEAHGRKIQKIQDLALTTGVPVIGILDGGGARIQEGVASLAAFAGIMRRNTRASGVVPQIAMIMGPAAGGAVYSPALSDFIVMVEKTSHMFITGPDVIRTVTGEDVGFEELGGARTHSSRSGVAHYMAPDEDEAIEYVKDLLSYLPANTLSPAPSFPVRFEETPTPQDTALDALIPDSPNQPYDMLTVLRTVLDDEEFLEVQPLFAQSILVGFGRVEGYSVGIIANQPSHLAGTLDIDASEKAARFVRLCDAFNIPVLTFVDVPGFLPGTDQEFGGIIRRGAKLLYAYAEATVPLVTVITRKAYGGAYIVMGSKDLGADINLAWPTAQIAVMGSQGAVSILHRQHLRTVQEEGGDVAAERTALETEYEEQFATPYTAAERGWIDGVIRPAETRLEIARALRALRTKRDSLPTKKHGNIPL, encoded by the coding sequence GTGACCGACGCCCCGCGGCCGCTCACCACCGCCCAGCGACTCGAGGACCTCCGCGAGCGCGACGCCGCCGTGGTCTCCGCCGCCGACGAGGTCGCCGTCCAGAAGCAGCACGCCCGGGGCAAGAAGACGGCCCGCGAGCGCATCGCCGATCTGCTGGACGACGGATCCTTCGTCGAGACCGACCGCTTCGTGCGCCATCAGGCCCGCAGCTTCGGCATCGACGCCAAGCGGCCCGACGGCGACGGCATCGTCACCGGCCACGGCACCATCGACGGCCGCCAGGTGTGCGTCTACGCCCAGGACTTCACGGTCTTCGGCGGTTCCCTCGGGGAGGCGCACGGACGAAAGATCCAGAAGATCCAGGACCTCGCCCTGACCACGGGGGTGCCGGTCATCGGCATCCTCGACGGCGGCGGCGCCCGCATCCAGGAGGGAGTGGCCTCGCTGGCCGCCTTCGCGGGCATCATGCGGCGCAACACCCGCGCCTCGGGCGTGGTCCCGCAGATCGCCATGATCATGGGCCCGGCGGCCGGCGGCGCCGTGTACTCCCCAGCCCTCTCCGACTTCATCGTGATGGTCGAGAAGACCTCGCACATGTTCATCACGGGCCCCGATGTGATCCGGACCGTGACCGGGGAGGACGTCGGCTTCGAGGAGCTCGGCGGGGCCCGCACGCATTCCTCTCGCTCGGGGGTGGCGCACTACATGGCCCCCGACGAGGACGAGGCCATCGAGTACGTCAAGGACCTCCTCAGCTACCTGCCGGCCAACACCCTCAGTCCGGCGCCGTCCTTCCCGGTGCGCTTCGAGGAGACGCCCACGCCGCAGGACACCGCGCTGGACGCCCTCATCCCGGACTCCCCGAACCAGCCCTACGACATGCTCACGGTGCTGCGCACGGTCCTGGACGACGAGGAGTTCCTCGAGGTCCAGCCATTGTTCGCCCAGTCCATCCTGGTCGGGTTCGGGCGCGTGGAGGGCTACAGCGTGGGCATCATCGCCAATCAGCCCTCGCACCTGGCCGGCACCCTGGACATCGACGCCTCCGAGAAGGCGGCGCGGTTCGTGCGCCTGTGCGACGCGTTCAACATCCCGGTGCTGACCTTCGTGGACGTGCCCGGCTTCCTGCCCGGCACCGACCAGGAGTTCGGCGGCATCATCCGGCGCGGCGCGAAGCTGCTGTACGCCTACGCGGAGGCCACCGTCCCGCTGGTCACGGTCATCACCCGCAAGGCCTACGGCGGCGCGTACATCGTGATGGGCTCGAAGGACCTCGGGGCGGACATCAACCTCGCCTGGCCCACGGCACAGATCGCCGTGATGGGCTCGCAGGGAGCGGTCAGCATCCTGCACCGTCAGCACCTGCGCACCGTGCAGGAGGAGGGCGGGGACGTCGCGGCCGAGCGCACGGCGCTGGAGACGGAGTACGAGGAGCAGTTCGCCACCCCGTACACCGCCGCCGAGCGCGGTTGGATCGACGGTGTGATCCGCCCGGCCGAGACCCGCCTCGAGATCGCGCGGGCGCTGCGGGCGCTGCGCACCAAGCGCGACTCCCTGCCCACCAAGAAGCACGGGAACATCCCGCTGTGA
- a CDS encoding DUF885 domain-containing protein, translating to MSEPPFPGPVRASTALDRLADEHVDLSVRLDPFLATELGIPGHDGDVTDFSPAASAERTDAARSLLRRIAEVPDEDATDVVTRAALSERLGLEIELAEQRLDVATVNNLASPLQSRDALDQMPTATAEDWQVIAERMAALPRSLSSWAESLHDAADHGVLSSRRQLHLGAEQARGYAAPGSFFDTFAADAVGDETQRGRVAAASRTAAEGYLELAEVLESLAERAPTEDAVGRDAYSLASRTFLGMQIDVDETYAWGIEELRSVVAEQEQVAERINERYGTGGGRSVAAAKEALDRDPARVLHGTDELQAWMQQLSDRAIDDLAGTHFDIPEPLHRLECRIARTGSGGIYYTGPSEDLTRPGRMWWDVPASTTEFRTWLETTTVYHEGVPGHHLQVGTQTLQASTLNRWRALMCWVSGHGEGWALYAERLMDQLGYLADDGDRLGMLDAQRLRAGRVVLDIGLHVGLPMPEGIAGSAGGGWSYEKAWDFMSVHWGVTEAEQRFELHRYLGWPGQAPSYKIGQRIWEQLRERDAGPARDFHRRALELGSLPLSVLEGALS from the coding sequence ATGTCCGAGCCCCCCTTCCCCGGTCCTGTCCGGGCCTCCACCGCCCTGGACCGCCTCGCCGACGAGCACGTCGACCTCAGCGTCCGCCTGGACCCGTTCCTGGCCACCGAGCTCGGCATCCCCGGCCACGACGGCGACGTCACCGATTTCTCCCCGGCCGCGTCCGCCGAGCGCACCGATGCCGCCCGCTCTCTGCTGCGACGGATCGCGGAGGTTCCCGACGAGGATGCGACGGATGTCGTGACCCGGGCCGCCCTGAGCGAGCGGCTGGGGCTGGAGATCGAGCTCGCCGAGCAGCGTCTGGACGTCGCCACCGTCAACAACCTGGCCTCGCCCCTGCAGTCCCGGGACGCGCTGGACCAGATGCCGACCGCGACCGCCGAGGACTGGCAGGTGATCGCCGAACGGATGGCCGCCCTGCCCCGGTCGCTGTCCAGCTGGGCCGAGTCGCTGCACGACGCCGCGGACCATGGCGTGCTCTCCTCTCGCCGCCAGCTGCACCTCGGCGCGGAGCAGGCCCGCGGCTACGCGGCCCCCGGCAGCTTCTTCGACACCTTCGCCGCCGACGCCGTCGGGGACGAGACGCAGCGGGGTCGGGTCGCCGCCGCGTCCCGCACCGCCGCGGAGGGCTACCTCGAGCTCGCCGAGGTGCTGGAGTCCCTCGCCGAGCGCGCCCCGACGGAGGACGCGGTGGGGAGGGACGCCTACTCCCTCGCCTCGCGCACCTTCCTGGGGATGCAGATCGACGTCGACGAGACCTACGCCTGGGGGATCGAGGAGCTGCGCTCCGTGGTCGCCGAGCAGGAACAGGTCGCCGAGCGGATCAACGAGCGCTACGGGACCGGAGGAGGTCGCTCCGTCGCCGCCGCGAAGGAGGCCCTGGACCGCGACCCTGCCCGGGTGCTGCACGGCACCGACGAGCTGCAGGCCTGGATGCAGCAGCTCAGCGACCGCGCGATCGACGACCTCGCCGGTACCCACTTCGACATCCCCGAGCCCCTGCATCGTCTCGAGTGCCGCATCGCGAGGACCGGTTCGGGCGGGATCTACTACACCGGCCCCAGTGAGGATCTCACCCGGCCCGGCCGCATGTGGTGGGACGTCCCCGCCTCCACCACCGAGTTCCGCACCTGGCTGGAGACCACGACCGTCTACCACGAGGGCGTTCCCGGCCATCACCTTCAGGTGGGCACCCAGACCCTGCAGGCGAGCACCCTGAACCGCTGGCGTGCGCTGATGTGCTGGGTCTCCGGCCACGGCGAGGGCTGGGCGCTGTACGCCGAGCGGCTCATGGATCAGCTCGGCTACCTCGCCGACGACGGGGACCGGCTCGGCATGCTCGATGCGCAGCGGCTCCGGGCCGGACGCGTCGTGCTCGACATCGGGCTGCACGTCGGCCTGCCGATGCCCGAGGGGATCGCCGGATCCGCCGGTGGCGGATGGAGCTACGAGAAGGCCTGGGACTTCATGAGCGTCCACTGGGGCGTCACCGAGGCCGAGCAGCGCTTCGAGCTGCACCGCTACCTGGGCTGGCCCGGGCAGGCCCCCTCCTACA
- a CDS encoding adenylate/guanylate cyclase domain-containing protein, which yields MTGGTEDLEHTTTSAGPSPSEPASVPPEQSPDLVQTSLDDQEILDLNRRFAEVRRSVGALEKVLLQGPRKFSRRDLAEQQDIPERLAAVYWRSLGFSPVDEDTVVFTEEDAYSIGDLSAIVEEGVLSERAFASITRGLGFHMGRLAMWITEALVDEAKHADGADDAEARQQMLDSIPELLETLESQVMFAFRRQLAAYAARAGSEVLHRDTDELFPLQRAVGFADLVQFTRLAQDLSGSELADVVGRFEAVSRDVISVGGGRVVKTVGDEIMFLADTPEDGAQIAVSLAEVITADSRLPPIRVGMSWGSMFSRYGDVFGPKVNLAARMESVARPGAVMVDAETAESVTQALPGGFALSEGEDVELHGIGTVQVKAMRRDRSAPLDLGL from the coding sequence GTGACGGGCGGAACCGAAGACCTGGAGCACACGACCACCTCCGCGGGGCCATCCCCGTCGGAGCCGGCGAGCGTGCCCCCGGAGCAGTCCCCCGATCTCGTGCAGACGTCGCTCGACGACCAGGAGATCCTCGACCTCAACCGTCGCTTCGCCGAGGTGCGCCGCAGCGTCGGCGCGCTCGAGAAGGTGCTGCTGCAGGGCCCGCGCAAGTTCTCGCGTCGGGATCTCGCCGAGCAGCAGGACATCCCGGAGCGGCTGGCCGCCGTGTACTGGCGCTCGCTGGGCTTCAGCCCGGTCGACGAGGACACGGTGGTGTTCACCGAGGAGGACGCCTACTCGATCGGTGACCTCTCGGCGATCGTCGAGGAGGGGGTGCTCTCCGAGCGGGCCTTCGCCAGCATCACCCGCGGGCTGGGCTTCCACATGGGACGGCTGGCCATGTGGATCACCGAGGCGCTGGTCGACGAGGCCAAGCACGCCGACGGGGCCGACGACGCCGAGGCCCGCCAGCAGATGCTCGACTCGATCCCCGAGCTGCTCGAGACCCTCGAGTCCCAGGTCATGTTCGCCTTCCGTCGGCAGCTCGCGGCCTATGCCGCGCGGGCCGGCTCCGAGGTGCTCCACCGCGACACCGACGAGCTGTTCCCCCTGCAGCGGGCCGTCGGCTTCGCGGACCTGGTGCAGTTCACCCGATTGGCCCAGGACCTCTCCGGCAGCGAGCTCGCCGACGTCGTCGGTCGTTTCGAGGCGGTGAGCCGCGACGTCATCTCCGTCGGCGGCGGCCGCGTGGTCAAGACCGTCGGCGACGAGATCATGTTCCTGGCGGACACGCCCGAGGACGGCGCGCAGATCGCCGTCAGCCTCGCCGAGGTCATCACGGCGGACTCCCGGCTGCCCCCGATCCGGGTGGGCATGTCCTGGGGATCGATGTTCTCCCGGTACGGTGACGTCTTCGGGCCCAAGGTCAACCTCGCCGCCCGGATGGAGTCCGTGGCCCGGCCGGGAGCGGTCATGGTCGATGCCGAGACCGCCGAGTCCGTCACCCAGGCGCTGCCGGGAGGCTTCGCCCTCAGCGAGGGCGAGGACGTGGAGCTCCACGGCATCGGGACGGTGCAGGTCAAGGCGATGCGTCGCGACCGCTCGGCACCGCTGGACCTGGGTCTGTGA
- a CDS encoding response regulator transcription factor: MTRLLLVEDDSAIAEPLSRALDREGYTVTRASRGMDALAIAAGGDPIDVVILDLGLPDLDGLEVARRLRKGGLESPILILTARADEVDAVVGLDAGADDYVTKPFRLGELQARIRALMRRTQAVEETGDAFDVNGVTLDVSARRAYVDGEELSLSAKEYDLLTVLVRESGSVVTRDDLMREVWGAEWWGSTKTLDMHVSWLRRKLGDDATNPRRITTVRGVGFRFETGAES, encoded by the coding sequence GTGACACGACTGCTTCTCGTCGAGGACGACTCGGCCATCGCTGAACCTCTCTCCCGCGCCCTGGACCGCGAGGGGTACACCGTCACGCGCGCCTCGCGCGGGATGGATGCGCTCGCGATCGCGGCCGGAGGGGACCCGATCGACGTCGTGATCCTCGATCTCGGACTGCCCGATCTGGACGGCCTCGAGGTCGCCCGCCGTCTGCGCAAGGGCGGCCTCGAATCGCCGATCCTGATCCTCACCGCCCGGGCCGACGAGGTCGATGCGGTGGTCGGGCTCGACGCCGGCGCCGACGACTACGTCACCAAGCCCTTCCGCCTCGGCGAGCTGCAGGCCCGCATCCGGGCCCTGATGCGGCGCACCCAGGCGGTGGAGGAGACCGGCGACGCCTTCGACGTCAACGGCGTGACGCTCGACGTGTCCGCCCGCCGCGCCTACGTCGACGGCGAGGAGCTGAGCCTGTCGGCCAAGGAGTACGACCTGCTGACCGTGCTGGTGCGCGAGTCCGGCAGCGTCGTCACCCGCGACGACCTCATGCGCGAGGTCTGGGGCGCCGAGTGGTGGGGCTCGACCAAGACCCTCGACATGCACGTCTCCTGGCTGCGCCGGAAGCTCGGCGACGACGCCACCAACCCGCGCCGGATCACGACGGTCCGCGGCGTCGGCTTCCGCTTCGAGACCGGAGCGGAGAGCTGA
- a CDS encoding biotin--[acetyl-CoA-carboxylase] ligase, with protein MRTVDRSDADSAVDPDSDVDPAVDPGSDAAPDPGALPTPVIHRRTRVHSTQDEAARLLGAGLDAPFAVATGEQTAGRGRLGRRFASPAGGNVYLTYVHRTSLPPQRRTWIPLVAGLAALGAVTEAVGAQGPDLGLKWPNDLHVADGRKLGGILVEGRGSDVVLIGIGLNVRGPVPDGDGAEVPGAAWLLGDGGIRRRGGGRGEAADGEAADAEGVRRRIEQHLVDALAAELGALESTTGDAEAAGSAHRYTMTCLTLGQSVRVDPLGSVGAGGARSPSLHGIARAVDGHGRLVVDLETGGRRAVDVGDVRHVRPGGPARLATGAAGGAGQEEHGT; from the coding sequence GTGAGGACAGTGGACCGTTCCGATGCCGACTCCGCCGTCGATCCCGACTCCGATGTCGACCCCGCCGTCGACCCCGGCTCCGATGCCGCCCCCGACCCCGGGGCGCTCCCGACCCCCGTGATCCATCGGCGGACGCGGGTGCACTCGACGCAGGACGAGGCGGCGCGGCTGCTGGGCGCAGGGCTCGATGCGCCGTTCGCGGTCGCCACCGGCGAGCAGACCGCCGGCCGCGGTCGGCTGGGCCGACGCTTCGCGAGCCCGGCCGGCGGCAATGTGTACCTGACCTACGTCCACCGCACCTCTCTCCCCCCGCAGCGGCGCACCTGGATCCCGTTGGTGGCGGGACTCGCCGCGCTCGGGGCCGTCACGGAGGCGGTCGGGGCACAGGGCCCGGATCTGGGTCTGAAATGGCCCAATGACCTCCACGTCGCCGACGGCCGGAAGCTGGGCGGGATCCTGGTCGAGGGGCGGGGGAGCGACGTCGTGCTGATCGGCATCGGACTGAACGTGCGCGGACCGGTCCCTGACGGGGACGGCGCGGAGGTCCCGGGCGCCGCCTGGCTGCTCGGGGACGGCGGGATCCGCCGCCGGGGCGGCGGTCGCGGGGAGGCGGCCGACGGGGAGGCGGCCGATGCCGAGGGGGTGCGCCGACGGATCGAGCAGCACCTCGTGGACGCGCTCGCCGCCGAACTGGGGGCGCTGGAGTCCACCACGGGGGACGCGGAGGCGGCCGGATCCGCGCACCGTTACACTATGACGTGCCTCACACTCGGGCAGTCGGTGCGGGTCGATCCGCTGGGATCGGTCGGTGCGGGCGGAGCACGGTCTCCCTCGCTGCACGGGATCGCCCGGGCCGTAGACGGGCACGGTCGCCTGGTGGTGGACCTCGAGACCGGGGGCCGCCGGGCCGTGGACGTCGGCGACGTGAGACATGTGAGGCCGGGCGGACCCGCTCGGCTCGCGACGGGCGCCGCGGGCGGCGCTGGACAGGAGGAGCACGGCACGTGA
- a CDS encoding ATP-binding protein, translated as MWQRVLQATIITVVLAVLLLGIPLGWSWLQLAKQRLSDEASDILDDVRVATDARLSEGRPLDEALLQGIVDEQTDLNIAISVTTREDDTITAGDPPGDDPLEVRVRGSEQQDIVVSVPQSDVRAHTASAWVIIVVAGLSALSVGASVALWQAQRISMPLARLNRRAEEMGSGRARGPWSPSGISEIDDVAEELIRSGAMLTERLEAESQLASNASHQLRTPLTALSMRLDEILATSSEEWVREEARISLEQIDRLTEVVHDLINAPRSSQNRTPGVVELRSVLTQQSEEWSPAYRRAHRELRIQVPRSAAVWGSTGPLTQVVATLLENALTHGDGRTTVKVRRNEHSTVVEVTDEGGGIDPELGTRIFERSISGRSSSGTGVGLALARTLVEDDGGRLELLTETPPTFGVFLISAPGEDVVDPEVVEDPPSGAGDDLESLPQGSVVRRRPRSRA; from the coding sequence GTGTGGCAACGCGTCCTGCAGGCCACGATCATCACCGTGGTCCTGGCGGTGCTGCTGCTGGGCATCCCGCTGGGCTGGTCCTGGCTGCAGCTGGCCAAGCAGAGGCTCTCCGACGAGGCGAGCGACATCCTCGACGACGTGCGGGTCGCGACCGACGCACGGCTGAGTGAGGGCAGGCCCCTGGACGAGGCCCTGCTGCAGGGCATCGTCGACGAGCAGACCGATCTGAACATCGCCATCTCGGTGACCACGCGCGAGGACGACACGATCACGGCGGGTGATCCTCCTGGGGACGACCCGCTCGAGGTCCGCGTTCGCGGATCCGAGCAGCAGGACATCGTGGTGTCCGTCCCGCAGTCCGACGTGCGCGCGCACACCGCCAGCGCCTGGGTGATCATCGTGGTCGCCGGCCTCTCCGCGCTCTCCGTGGGCGCGTCCGTGGCCCTGTGGCAGGCCCAACGGATCTCGATGCCGCTGGCCCGGCTGAACCGGCGCGCGGAGGAGATGGGCTCCGGGCGCGCCCGCGGCCCGTGGAGTCCCTCGGGGATCAGTGAGATCGACGACGTCGCCGAGGAGCTGATCCGCTCGGGCGCGATGCTGACCGAGCGCCTGGAGGCGGAGAGCCAGCTCGCGTCCAACGCCTCGCATCAGCTGCGCACCCCGCTGACCGCCTTGTCCATGCGGCTGGACGAGATCCTCGCGACCAGCTCCGAGGAGTGGGTGCGCGAGGAGGCGCGCATCTCCCTGGAGCAGATCGACCGCCTCACCGAGGTGGTCCACGACCTCATCAACGCGCCGCGCTCCTCGCAGAACCGCACGCCCGGCGTGGTCGAGCTGCGCTCCGTGCTGACCCAGCAGAGCGAGGAGTGGTCGCCGGCCTACCGCCGCGCCCACCGCGAGCTGCGCATCCAGGTGCCGCGCAGCGCCGCCGTCTGGGGATCGACCGGTCCGCTCACCCAGGTCGTGGCCACCCTGCTCGAGAACGCCCTGACGCACGGCGACGGCCGCACCACGGTGAAGGTGCGCCGCAACGAGCACTCCACGGTGGTGGAGGTGACCGATGAGGGCGGCGGCATCGACCCCGAGCTCGGCACGCGCATCTTCGAGCGCTCCATCTCCGGGCGCAGCTCCTCGGGCACCGGCGTCGGCCTGGCCCTGGCCCGCACCCTGGTCGAGGACGATGGGGGACGTCTCGAGCTCCTCACCGAGACCCCCCCGACCTTCGGTGTGTTCCTCATCTCCGCCCCCGGGGAGGACGTGGTGGATCCGGAGGTCGTCGAGGACCCTCCGAGCGGGGCCGGCGACGATCTCGAGAGCCTCCCGCAGGGGTCCGTGGTCCGGCGCCGCCCGCGCTCACGGGCCTGA